A single genomic interval of Chryseobacterium paludis harbors:
- a CDS encoding GNAT family N-acetyltransferase codes for MTLETQRLILKEIDETYAEDILKIRSNEVINKYVLRNSPKTNYDALNFILTIKKNTENKQTLYLGISYKDKSNLIGTICLWNFSEDRKVAEVGYELLPDYHRKGIMSEALEAVLDYGFNELNLQEILAITNKDNENSIGLLLKHHFILERDKKDEGFPDNIIFNLKK; via the coding sequence ATGACCCTAGAAACCCAACGATTAATTTTAAAGGAGATTGATGAAACCTATGCTGAAGATATTCTAAAGATCAGAAGTAACGAGGTGATCAATAAATATGTTTTGAGAAATTCGCCTAAAACGAATTATGATGCATTGAATTTTATTTTAACGATTAAAAAAAATACTGAAAATAAGCAAACCCTTTATTTAGGTATTTCTTATAAAGATAAATCCAATCTTATCGGAACAATTTGCCTGTGGAATTTTTCTGAAGACCGAAAAGTAGCGGAAGTGGGTTATGAATTATTACCCGACTATCACAGAAAAGGAATAATGTCCGAAGCATTAGAAGCGGTTTTAGATTACGGTTTTAATGAATTAAATTTGCAGGAAATTTTAGCTATTACAAATAAGGATAATGAAAATTCAATTGGACTTCTTCTAAAACATCACTTTATTTTGGAGAGAGATAAGAAGGATGAAGGTTTTCCGGATAATATTATTTTTAACTTAAAGAAATAG
- a CDS encoding endonuclease MutS2 gives MYINKEDLNELEFPQLLAEISPFAYSPKTREKILHLRPMEIDEAELSLKKTSEYLSSFESSNAIPFDEYEDIEVELKLMLIENYRLENSAFIKIKTLTEQIGKLQKFFPTMPDTFPNLMEDASVLEFKKEIIDKVDKVFNRFGEVKSEASPILKTLRTEIQQAKKAIQENFNRVLFNYGQSDFLDDIRESIIEDQRVLAVKSAYKKRVPGRVLGLSKTGSITYIQPDSVVTHYFKLKENEEEEKKEIDKILRKLTAELAEFQPQLWRYQKYIFDLDLTRAKAKFSEMINGVLPKINRHKTLRLREAFHPLLWLRNKAENKIIHSQTLSLTEHNRIICISGPNAGGKSITLKTVGLLQLMIQSGILVPVHPKSEMFFFDKIMTDIGDNQSIENHLSTYSSRLKKMGGIIRESDANTLLLIDEFGTGSDPELGGALAESFLEFFYDKKSFAIITTHYTNIKLVIEQLPNAENAAMLFNEETLEPMYKLEVGQAGSSFTFEVAEKNKIPRFIIHSAKKKVEHDIVNLDKTIVKLQQEKFEVEKLKTDLAERKESVEDKRDNLQKLNEQLQQKLFNFQKLYEDEHRKLQFGNKIEAFVDSYVKGKSRKDVVKDFVKILEQEKFRKVGADKDETKRLQVVKRKITQQLKKEDVIEKIAETNEKIEEKRKVDRAVWMKIGQRVRIPGSTSVGTIEKISRNKVIVNYGTFKTTINADELERI, from the coding sequence GTGTATATAAATAAAGAAGATTTAAACGAATTAGAGTTTCCGCAATTGCTCGCGGAAATTTCTCCTTTTGCGTATTCTCCGAAAACAAGAGAAAAAATCCTTCACCTTCGTCCGATGGAAATTGACGAAGCAGAACTTTCTTTGAAAAAAACTTCAGAATATCTTTCTAGTTTTGAAAGTTCAAATGCTATTCCGTTCGATGAATATGAAGATATTGAAGTAGAGCTTAAATTAATGCTGATCGAAAATTACCGTCTGGAAAACAGCGCTTTCATCAAAATAAAAACTTTAACGGAACAAATAGGAAAGCTACAAAAATTCTTTCCAACCATGCCTGATACCTTCCCTAATCTTATGGAAGATGCTTCTGTTCTGGAATTTAAAAAAGAGATCATTGATAAGGTTGATAAAGTTTTCAATCGTTTTGGGGAAGTGAAAAGTGAAGCTTCACCTATTTTAAAAACGTTACGAACAGAAATTCAGCAAGCTAAAAAAGCAATTCAGGAAAATTTCAATCGTGTATTGTTCAATTATGGCCAAAGTGATTTTTTAGATGATATCCGAGAAAGTATTATTGAAGACCAAAGGGTTTTAGCTGTAAAATCAGCATACAAAAAAAGAGTTCCCGGAAGAGTTTTAGGACTTTCAAAAACCGGTTCTATCACATATATTCAACCGGATAGTGTGGTAACCCATTATTTTAAGCTTAAAGAAAATGAGGAGGAAGAGAAGAAAGAAATTGATAAGATCCTTAGAAAGCTGACTGCTGAATTAGCAGAATTCCAACCTCAGCTTTGGCGATATCAGAAATATATCTTTGATCTCGACTTAACGAGGGCGAAGGCTAAGTTTTCAGAAATGATTAATGGTGTTTTACCTAAGATCAACCGCCATAAAACACTCAGATTAAGAGAGGCCTTCCATCCTTTGCTATGGTTGAGAAATAAGGCAGAAAACAAAATAATCCACTCGCAGACATTAAGTTTAACGGAACACAACAGAATCATATGTATTTCAGGACCGAATGCGGGAGGAAAGTCGATTACGCTGAAAACGGTCGGATTACTCCAATTAATGATTCAGAGTGGAATTTTAGTTCCTGTTCATCCGAAATCTGAAATGTTTTTCTTTGATAAGATCATGACGGATATTGGAGATAATCAGTCGATTGAAAATCACCTTTCTACGTATTCATCCCGATTAAAGAAAATGGGTGGTATCATTCGTGAGTCTGATGCCAATACTCTTTTATTGATCGATGAGTTCGGAACCGGTTCTGACCCGGAATTAGGTGGTGCTTTAGCAGAAAGTTTCCTTGAGTTTTTCTATGATAAAAAGAGTTTTGCCATTATAACAACACACTATACCAATATCAAATTGGTTATAGAGCAGCTTCCCAATGCTGAAAATGCAGCGATGTTGTTTAATGAGGAAACGCTGGAACCAATGTATAAATTAGAAGTCGGACAAGCGGGAAGCTCATTCACTTTTGAGGTTGCTGAAAAAAATAAGATCCCTAGATTTATCATTCATTCTGCAAAGAAAAAAGTAGAACATGATATTGTAAATCTTGATAAGACGATTGTAAAACTGCAGCAGGAAAAATTTGAGGTTGAAAAACTTAAAACAGACCTTGCGGAAAGAAAAGAATCAGTTGAAGATAAGCGTGACAATCTGCAAAAACTAAACGAACAGCTCCAGCAAAAGCTTTTCAATTTCCAAAAATTATATGAAGATGAACACCGCAAACTTCAATTCGGAAATAAAATTGAGGCCTTTGTTGATAGTTACGTAAAAGGTAAATCCCGAAAGGATGTGGTGAAAGATTTCGTAAAGATCCTGGAGCAGGAAAAGTTTCGAAAAGTGGGTGCTGATAAAGATGAAACAAAACGTCTTCAAGTGGTAAAAAGAAAAATTACCCAGCAGCTTAAAAAAGAAGATGTTATTGAAAAGATCGCTGAAACGAATGAAAAGATAGAGGAGAAACGTAAAGTAGACCGCGCCGTATGGATGAAAATAGGACAACGGGTCCGTATTCCGGGAAGTACAAGTGTCGGTACTATAGAAAAAATTTCCAGAAATAAAGTGATCGTTAATTATGGAACCTTTAAGACCACAATTAATGCCGATGAATTAGAGAGAATTTAA
- a CDS encoding acyl-CoA thioesterase — protein MTTEERIQASETRIFKAVFPNTTNHYDTLFGGTAMQLMDEVAFITATRFARKRVVTVSSDKIDFKKPIPAGTIVELIGTVSHVGTTSMKVNVEIYTEQMYSYERERAIVGDFTFVAIDEFKKPVQIL, from the coding sequence ATGACTACAGAAGAAAGAATTCAAGCATCCGAAACCAGAATCTTTAAAGCGGTTTTCCCTAACACAACCAATCATTATGATACTCTTTTTGGAGGTACAGCGATGCAATTGATGGATGAAGTGGCATTTATTACTGCTACACGTTTTGCAAGAAAAAGAGTGGTAACTGTAAGCAGCGACAAAATTGACTTTAAGAAACCTATTCCTGCCGGAACTATTGTCGAGCTGATAGGAACGGTTTCTCATGTTGGAACAACAAGTATGAAAGTAAATGTAGAGATCTACACGGAACAAATGTATTCTTATGAAAGAGAAAGAGCTATTGTGGGAGACTTTACTTTTGTGGCTATCGATGAATTTAAAAAGCCTGTTCAAATACTATAA
- a CDS encoding HD domain-containing protein: MKIQKEIDFILAVDALKNVQRRNYNADDSRRENTAEHSWQIIILAQVLFPYAKNRTDIDLLRVIRMLSIHDLVEIEAGDTFLFDEKAMVGKFEREKLSAQNIFGILDEPLRSEFFNLWLEFEEEQTADAIFACAIDRIMPFILNSHTSGKSWTEAKVTESQIRNMLENAISRASDEMGEAFQLLLNRSLETEKVLK, encoded by the coding sequence ATGAAAATACAAAAAGAGATCGATTTTATTTTAGCAGTAGATGCTTTAAAAAATGTGCAGAGAAGAAATTATAATGCAGATGATTCAAGACGGGAAAATACTGCTGAACACTCTTGGCAGATAATAATACTGGCACAGGTACTTTTTCCATATGCTAAAAACAGGACAGATATCGATTTGTTAAGAGTTATAAGGATGCTTTCTATCCATGATCTGGTAGAAATTGAAGCTGGTGATACATTCTTATTTGATGAGAAAGCAATGGTTGGCAAATTTGAAAGAGAGAAATTATCAGCTCAGAATATTTTTGGAATTTTAGATGAACCTTTACGTTCAGAGTTTTTCAATCTATGGTTGGAGTTTGAAGAAGAGCAGACTGCGGATGCTATTTTTGCCTGTGCAATAGACCGTATTATGCCATTTATTCTTAACTCACATACTTCGGGGAAAAGCTGGACCGAAGCAAAAGTAACCGAGAGTCAAATCAGAAATATGCTGGAAAATGCAATAAGCAGAGCTTCTGATGAAATGGGTGAAGCTTTCCAGCTTCTGCTTAATAGAAGTTTAGAGACCGAAAAAGTTTTAAAATAA
- a CDS encoding XAC2610-related protein — MNKYITLISFVFLGFLCSGQHHFELKTGSNHYDAVITVNDCDAEKCSGSGIVELKDKKTLRTIQTLTSDDLYFYLNKEQQPSVNVIQLYDEQSPLIFEDFNFDGSEDIAIRNGNESSYGGPSYDVYVYNSTKKQFVISDELTTLAFENLGMFQTDPKRKRLITFSKSGCCWHLTTEYQVIPKKGLDKVYELEEDAMGGEEFVKVTKRQKINNKWIVKSKKYPIKQYYKED, encoded by the coding sequence TTGAATAAGTATATTACATTGATCAGTTTTGTCTTTTTGGGATTTCTATGTTCCGGACAGCATCATTTTGAACTTAAAACGGGATCAAATCACTATGATGCAGTGATTACGGTAAATGATTGTGACGCAGAAAAATGTAGTGGAAGCGGGATAGTAGAACTAAAAGATAAAAAAACATTACGTACTATTCAGACTTTAACCTCTGATGATCTTTACTTTTATTTGAATAAAGAGCAGCAACCAAGTGTTAATGTTATTCAATTATATGATGAGCAAAGTCCATTGATTTTTGAAGATTTTAATTTTGATGGTTCAGAAGATATTGCAATACGAAATGGGAATGAAAGCAGTTATGGTGGTCCATCCTATGATGTATATGTCTACAATTCTACAAAAAAACAATTCGTTATCAGTGATGAATTAACTACTCTTGCTTTTGAAAATCTGGGAATGTTTCAAACAGATCCTAAAAGAAAGAGATTAATTACATTTTCTAAATCCGGATGTTGCTGGCATTTAACAACAGAGTATCAGGTAATTCCGAAAAAAGGACTAGATAAAGTTTACGAGCTGGAAGAAGATGCAATGGGTGGTGAAGAATTCGTAAAAGTAACAAAGCGACAAAAGATCAATAACAAGTGGATCGTAAAATCAAAAAAATATCCGATCAAACAGTACTATAAAGAAGATTAA
- a CDS encoding PadR family transcriptional regulator, whose protein sequence is MNTENTKAQMRKGILEFCILSLINHREMYVSDLIDELKKGKLDVVEGTLYPLLTRLKNGEFLSYRWEESTGGPPRKYYQITEKGKLFLSELLNTWNELTNSVNQITQKN, encoded by the coding sequence ATGAATACTGAAAATACCAAAGCGCAGATGCGAAAAGGGATTCTGGAATTCTGTATTTTAAGTCTTATCAATCATCGTGAAATGTATGTTTCCGACCTTATAGATGAACTAAAAAAAGGAAAACTGGATGTTGTAGAAGGCACACTCTACCCTCTTTTAACAAGATTAAAAAATGGAGAGTTTCTTTCATACAGATGGGAAGAATCAACCGGAGGACCTCCGAGAAAGTACTACCAGATTACAGAAAAAGGTAAACTGTTTTTAAGTGAACTTTTAAACACCTGGAACGAATTAACCAATTCAGTAAACCAAATCACTCAAAAAAATTAA
- a CDS encoding PspC domain-containing protein, which produces MNKTLSIGLAGFSFTIEEHAYIKLSDYLNALRSTLDASEVDEVMHDIEIRMVEIFRDSLGKREVINDTDVEGVIAQIGTPEKIEEQEEAYYSEKNSKRTGHSGAEYSDKKQLFRDPERQKIAGVCAGLAHYVGMDITAMRAIWLGVFILGIFTAAISSSLIALLYIILWIVLPKAETAADFLKMKGKPMNFDNLKSESNKLVQFANESTQRVGEIYIENKPYINNAGSGIWNVVRYVLGGIFGLMAFGCLIGVFVVFGFMGSNDFPPINEMNFYFDNDGMRYVLMAMIILGSLIPAMLFALLSIKLISPKTKLRNTGWVLGALVLGLIAVSTYFGVSMARKDMFLKGHKEDTEEVSINTTSDSIYVDLKQIVIPQNFMGYDDDLYSDKVSVFKRDWIHVQVTRKADIKTPYLIIKKEAKGYNIPLNVSVPVEVLNNKVILPNYVKYPYDHRFRDYNVDYELVIPQNAIVIPVKKDGIDFDGDLNGDGVDDDDENNDDDHGNIRIEKNKISVNGSTIEYNSDDKDSIIINGKKVPNSKAEKIMDSVKSDIKKMKGKVDIQIKDGKDEISIKTK; this is translated from the coding sequence ATGAACAAGACACTCTCCATAGGACTCGCAGGTTTTTCTTTTACAATAGAGGAACACGCATATATAAAGCTTAGCGATTACCTTAATGCTCTAAGAAGTACATTGGACGCTTCAGAAGTAGACGAGGTAATGCATGACATAGAAATAAGAATGGTTGAAATCTTCAGAGATTCATTAGGAAAACGAGAAGTAATCAACGATACAGATGTAGAAGGAGTTATTGCACAAATCGGAACCCCTGAAAAGATCGAAGAACAGGAAGAAGCTTATTATTCTGAAAAGAATTCTAAAAGAACTGGCCATTCAGGTGCTGAATATTCTGATAAAAAGCAATTATTCCGTGACCCTGAAAGACAAAAAATAGCAGGTGTTTGCGCAGGTTTAGCTCATTATGTAGGAATGGATATCACTGCCATGAGAGCGATCTGGTTAGGTGTATTTATCTTAGGAATATTTACAGCAGCTATTTCTTCTTCATTAATAGCATTGCTTTATATCATTCTTTGGATCGTACTTCCAAAAGCAGAGACGGCAGCCGATTTTTTGAAAATGAAGGGAAAGCCTATGAACTTCGACAATCTTAAAAGCGAATCTAATAAACTGGTTCAGTTTGCTAATGAATCTACACAGAGAGTCGGAGAAATATATATCGAAAACAAACCTTATATCAACAATGCAGGAAGTGGAATTTGGAACGTTGTAAGATATGTTTTAGGAGGAATCTTCGGATTGATGGCATTTGGATGTTTGATTGGAGTATTCGTAGTTTTTGGATTTATGGGAAGCAATGATTTTCCTCCAATCAACGAAATGAATTTCTACTTTGACAACGATGGAATGAGGTATGTACTAATGGCGATGATCATATTAGGAAGTTTGATTCCTGCAATGTTGTTCGCATTATTAAGTATTAAATTAATTTCCCCTAAAACAAAATTAAGAAATACAGGATGGGTTTTAGGAGCTTTGGTTCTTGGTTTAATTGCAGTATCCACTTATTTCGGAGTTAGCATGGCGAGAAAAGATATGTTCTTAAAAGGCCACAAAGAAGATACAGAAGAAGTTTCTATCAATACAACATCGGACAGTATCTATGTTGACTTAAAACAAATCGTTATTCCTCAAAACTTTATGGGATATGATGATGATCTTTATTCTGACAAAGTATCTGTTTTTAAAAGAGATTGGATTCATGTTCAGGTAACAAGAAAAGCTGACATAAAAACACCTTATTTAATTATTAAAAAAGAAGCAAAAGGTTATAACATCCCCCTTAATGTAAGTGTTCCCGTAGAAGTATTAAATAACAAAGTGATCCTTCCTAATTATGTTAAATATCCATATGATCACCGTTTCAGAGACTACAATGTAGATTATGAATTGGTAATTCCACAGAACGCAATCGTGATCCCTGTAAAGAAAGACGGAATTGATTTTGATGGGGATTTGAATGGTGACGGAGTAGATGACGATGATGAGAATAATGATGACGATCATGGAAATATCAGAATTGAAAAAAATAAAATTTCTGTAAATGGTTCTACAATCGAATACAACTCTGATGATAAAGACAGTATCATTATCAACGGAAAGAAAGTTCCAAATTCAAAAGCAGAAAAAATAATGGATTCAGTAAAGTCTGACATTAAAAAGATGAAAGGCAAAGTAGACATCCAGATAAAGGATGGAAAAGACGAAATTTCTATAAAAACCAAATAA
- a CDS encoding 1-acyl-sn-glycerol-3-phosphate acyltransferase translates to MKKLIGKLMLKLMGWKVVLQGDVNSLNRCILVVAPHTHNMEYILGNFAYWSLQKPLKIIIKDAHTKGWYGGIVKNLGGIGIDRSQKNDLVNFVAKEFAKEDFSLVITPEGTRSWVPKWRKGFYHMALAAKVPIVLAAGDFKKKIVYLGYTIPYERIASVPFSEIMDEIKNYYIKNDITPKVPANWNPNIMGTENEQQS, encoded by the coding sequence ATGAAAAAACTAATCGGCAAATTAATGTTGAAACTCATGGGTTGGAAGGTCGTTCTTCAGGGCGATGTCAACAGCCTGAACAGGTGTATTCTTGTAGTAGCACCACATACTCATAATATGGAATACATATTGGGGAATTTCGCCTATTGGTCGTTACAAAAACCATTAAAAATAATTATCAAAGATGCTCATACCAAAGGATGGTATGGCGGGATCGTAAAAAATCTTGGCGGAATCGGAATCGACAGAAGTCAGAAAAATGATCTGGTAAATTTCGTTGCCAAAGAATTCGCTAAAGAAGATTTCAGCTTGGTGATCACGCCCGAAGGAACAAGAAGCTGGGTGCCAAAATGGAGAAAAGGTTTTTACCATATGGCATTGGCAGCAAAAGTGCCCATCGTACTGGCTGCCGGAGATTTTAAGAAAAAAATCGTTTATCTTGGATATACTATTCCCTATGAAAGAATAGCTTCCGTTCCTTTTTCAGAGATCATGGACGAAATTAAAAATTACTACATTAAAAACGATATTACACCAAAAGTTCCTGCTAATTGGAATCCGAATATCATGGGAACAGAGAACGAACAGCAATCATAA
- a CDS encoding PaaI family thioesterase: MKDMTKDELLNFLNNWGEETMAKALEIRFIDIDQTNETLTATMPVLPRVHQPFGILHGGASCVLAETLGSSLSNIFIDGEKYYGVGTNINSNHLRSKKDGIITGTARFIRKGRTMHVSEIEIRDEKGQLINHTTMTNNIINK; the protein is encoded by the coding sequence ATGAAAGACATGACCAAAGATGAGCTATTAAACTTCCTTAACAACTGGGGTGAAGAAACAATGGCCAAAGCACTTGAAATAAGATTCATTGATATCGATCAGACCAACGAAACACTTACTGCTACAATGCCGGTTTTACCAAGGGTTCATCAGCCATTCGGCATATTACATGGTGGTGCAAGCTGTGTTTTAGCCGAAACTTTAGGCTCTAGCCTATCTAATATATTCATAGATGGTGAAAAATATTATGGTGTAGGAACTAATATTAACTCCAACCACCTGAGAAGCAAAAAAGATGGAATCATAACGGGAACTGCACGATTTATAAGAAAAGGAAGAACGATGCATGTTTCTGAAATCGAAATCCGTGATGAAAAAGGCCAGCTGATCAACCATACAACAATGACCAATAATATCATTAACAAGTAA
- a CDS encoding RNA polymerase sigma factor, with amino-acid sequence MQTYDWQTIYINYSPKLLGICRRYIQDIYAAEDIVQDSFITAIQNKNQLRDEKLLFAWLKTIVVNNALQYIRKSSKETFITTEPSEIPDILSEMNHPSLDEKIFFKYDFTRDQLLSSIDNLPEHHKSVFNLFFIENHSHMEISGMLGITVNTSKSHLLRAKKSIQNYLLGNVDHHTPKNKKKITQLLVLFGFGGLLWAQTFRSKFLDYSIAPSKVFDISENISIKVTSPPMISSLVWKKKVAISSMTLLIIVVSIFIIKSNKNLHSKETSIITSDKTPDNEHKTIEITSQNLKKSSSSVDQPLEKALNGDNSQIPIVESQSTSEEKSIDSKEKSKKVILKDSIQNAPKKIIVVKKIIQRDTIFIER; translated from the coding sequence ATGCAGACATACGATTGGCAAACTATATACATCAACTACTCCCCAAAACTCTTGGGGATTTGCCGTAGATATATACAGGATATTTATGCCGCTGAAGATATTGTGCAAGATAGTTTTATAACAGCCATACAAAATAAGAACCAGCTCAGAGATGAAAAATTACTCTTTGCATGGTTAAAAACAATTGTAGTGAATAATGCCCTGCAATATATAAGAAAGAGCAGTAAAGAAACTTTCATTACAACGGAGCCTTCAGAAATCCCAGATATACTTTCAGAGATGAATCACCCTTCTTTAGACGAAAAAATATTTTTTAAATATGACTTCACAAGAGATCAACTTCTGTCTTCAATAGATAATTTACCAGAGCATCACAAATCTGTTTTCAATTTATTTTTTATTGAAAATCACTCACACATGGAAATTTCAGGTATGTTAGGAATAACTGTTAATACCTCAAAATCTCATTTATTAAGAGCAAAAAAGTCTATTCAAAACTATTTGCTTGGCAATGTGGATCATCATACACCAAAAAATAAAAAGAAAATTACGCAATTGCTTGTCCTCTTTGGATTTGGCGGTTTATTATGGGCACAAACTTTCAGAAGTAAATTTTTGGATTATAGTATTGCGCCTTCTAAAGTATTTGATATTTCTGAAAACATTTCTATTAAGGTAACTTCCCCTCCGATGATCTCATCGCTGGTATGGAAAAAGAAAGTGGCCATAAGTTCTATGACTTTATTAATTATTGTAGTCTCTATCTTTATAATAAAATCAAATAAAAATCTTCATTCAAAAGAAACCTCAATAATTACATCTGATAAAACCCCAGACAACGAACATAAAACAATAGAAATAACTTCTCAAAATCTTAAAAAAAGTTCAAGTTCAGTTGATCAACCTTTGGAAAAAGCTTTAAATGGGGACAATTCTCAAATTCCAATTGTAGAATCTCAATCTACATCTGAAGAAAAAAGTATAGACAGCAAAGAAAAATCAAAGAAAGTCATTTTGAAAGATTCCATTCAGAATGCTCCAAAAAAAATTATTGTGGTAAAGAAAATTATCCAAAGGGATACAATATTTATAGAAAGATAA
- a CDS encoding outer membrane beta-barrel protein has product MFLRRLLLLFPIILFHFSKAQKKKNDTVYVYEKVIVYDTIYLEKPIKAKLNSISVPQLNINKTEIKDIIRENIVKNKTNSRKQDSLPTNFQYGITAGVGLKNSNWAKELSNKKQQFGESIGVWVSKNIITPRLSLMLSASVYYWNSTFDLDANKEDTYLNGFYFSNDQQPLLFQRFNNKHFEYALQLKIFYEWNNIRPFVGFLANRNIYKMQFLVPENNVLDKLDDFKNTQNNYGFTLGIEYRFMRRFLLSIDYQQYKMKNISLKNSSFDFDIFDSNNTFAERKINLGLSYIISK; this is encoded by the coding sequence ATGTTTCTCAGAAGACTGCTTCTCTTATTTCCAATTATATTGTTTCACTTTTCAAAAGCTCAAAAAAAGAAAAATGATACGGTTTATGTTTATGAAAAAGTAATTGTATATGATACCATTTATTTAGAAAAACCTATAAAAGCAAAATTGAACAGCATCTCTGTTCCTCAATTAAATATAAATAAAACGGAAATTAAAGATATCATTCGAGAAAATATTGTAAAAAATAAAACCAATTCACGAAAACAAGATTCATTACCAACAAACTTCCAATATGGTATTACTGCTGGAGTTGGGCTAAAAAACAGCAATTGGGCAAAGGAGCTTTCAAATAAAAAACAACAGTTTGGGGAGAGTATCGGAGTCTGGGTATCAAAAAACATTATTACTCCAAGATTATCACTAATGCTTTCGGCAAGTGTTTATTATTGGAATTCAACATTTGATCTGGATGCTAATAAAGAAGACACCTACTTAAATGGATTCTATTTTTCCAATGATCAACAACCCCTGCTTTTCCAAAGATTTAATAATAAACATTTTGAATATGCACTTCAATTAAAAATATTTTACGAATGGAACAATATCCGACCATTTGTGGGGTTTTTAGCCAATAGGAATATCTATAAAATGCAATTTTTAGTTCCTGAAAACAATGTTCTGGATAAATTGGATGATTTTAAAAACACTCAAAATAATTATGGTTTCACCCTGGGGATAGAATATCGTTTTATGCGGAGATTTTTGCTATCTATAGATTATCAACAATACAAAATGAAGAATATATCATTAAAAAACTCTTCATTTGATTTTGACATTTTTGACAGTAATAATACCTTTGCAGAAAGAAAGATCAACTTAGGCTTATCTTATATTATTTCTAAGTAA
- a CDS encoding chorismate-binding protein produces MIYFKLPFNEKLYTTGEDSSKISVTFHSFDNSEQLHFKGNIIEIESGDFEKKEITSQSLPKENNHFIAETEDEYIRKLNGVIEIIKENNLPKLVLSRRKIIRNFNTIDLKESFKRLCNSYPNAFRYIFINDENCWMGAFSEVLGKFDKVTHTFETMSLAGTLPVSEDWSQKEIEEQKPVSTYIENVFEKYATSGHIEKSPTYDHISGNIKHLRTDFKANIKPEDIDKIITELHPTPAVCGIPKDFCKEKIQWIEKFPREFYAGYIKIETEETVQYFVNLRCAKLYKDAVHLFVGGGITAQSNPKKEWGETELKSEAVFKNLVIS; encoded by the coding sequence ATGATTTACTTTAAACTTCCCTTTAACGAAAAACTGTATACCACCGGAGAAGATTCTTCTAAAATATCAGTTACTTTTCATTCATTTGATAATTCTGAACAATTACATTTCAAAGGAAATATTATAGAAATAGAATCTGGAGATTTCGAAAAAAAAGAGATAACAAGTCAATCTTTGCCCAAAGAGAATAATCATTTTATCGCTGAAACGGAGGATGAATATATCCGTAAACTCAATGGTGTAATTGAAATCATCAAAGAAAATAATCTTCCTAAGCTCGTTTTATCACGAAGAAAAATAATCAGAAATTTCAATACAATTGATTTAAAGGAGAGTTTCAAACGTCTATGTAATTCTTATCCTAATGCTTTCAGGTACATTTTTATTAATGATGAAAACTGCTGGATGGGTGCCTTTTCAGAGGTTTTAGGAAAATTCGATAAGGTTACTCACACATTTGAAACGATGAGCCTGGCAGGCACCCTACCTGTCTCTGAAGATTGGTCACAGAAAGAAATTGAAGAGCAAAAACCAGTATCTACTTATATTGAAAATGTTTTTGAAAAATACGCTACTTCAGGTCATATTGAGAAATCTCCAACGTATGATCATATTTCAGGAAATATCAAACATCTAAGAACGGACTTTAAAGCAAATATAAAACCTGAAGATATTGACAAAATTATTACAGAGCTGCACCCTACTCCCGCTGTTTGCGGAATACCTAAGGATTTCTGTAAGGAAAAAATTCAATGGATTGAAAAATTCCCACGTGAATTCTATGCTGGATATATCAAAATTGAGACAGAAGAAACCGTTCAGTATTTTGTGAATCTGCGATGTGCAAAACTCTATAAAGACGCAGTGCATTTATTTGTTGGTGGCGGAATTACAGCACAAAGTAACCCTAAAAAGGAATGGGGAGAAACAGAGTTAAAATCCGAAGCTGTATTTAAGAATCTTGTTATCTCTTGA